From the Halodesulfovibrio sp. genome, one window contains:
- the glgB gene encoding 1,4-alpha-glucan branching protein GlgB produces MRGTLKSVPAFFEPFDLYLFGKGTHWDLYRFLGAHPVEVDGAQGYRFAVWAPNAQSVHVAGDFNEWHFRELPLYPVGVSGVWAAFVPHVQKGQLYKYSVVGKDGRDVYKADPLAFCCELRPGVASRTWDLDNFTWTDSAWMDARRKQGPPLDKPISIYEVHLGSWCRDHDPEGNGFLRYGQIAKLLIDYVTDMGFTHVELLPVAEHPLDESWGYQTSNYFAPTSRFGTPEEFKGFVDALHNAGIGVFLDWVPAHFPKDDWCLGRFDGSALYEHLDPQRGEHPDWGTYIFNYGRHEVRNFLFANALYWLHEFHIDGLRIDAVASMLYLDYSRCEGQWCPNEYGGRENLDAVEFLRELNRVAHEQFPGVAMIAEESTSWPGVSRPLYTGGLGFTFKWNMGWMNDSLEYFSTDPIYRSYNHNSLTFTMLYAFSENFILPLSHDEVVHGKGTILSKMSGDVWQKQANLRLLYAYMWAHPGKKMIFMGSEFGQWNEWSPRKELDWCLLQFPTHDGIRALVRDLNKMLVTEEAMHKEDFSWKGFKWIDFSDYGASVISFLRTGGEGTPLFWIFNFTPVVRYHYRVASPKSGMWEEVLNSDSMYYGGSNVGNIGQIETCPDDFGGEGYIELTLPPLGAICLKYLGS; encoded by the coding sequence ATGAGGGGTACGCTTAAAAGTGTTCCGGCGTTTTTTGAACCATTTGATTTATACCTGTTTGGTAAAGGGACACACTGGGACTTGTACCGCTTCCTAGGAGCGCATCCCGTAGAAGTGGATGGCGCACAGGGGTACAGATTTGCTGTATGGGCACCAAATGCACAGTCAGTGCATGTTGCCGGAGATTTTAACGAATGGCATTTTAGAGAACTGCCTTTGTACCCTGTTGGTGTATCCGGCGTGTGGGCAGCGTTTGTTCCGCATGTCCAAAAAGGGCAGCTCTATAAATACAGCGTAGTCGGTAAAGATGGACGAGACGTGTATAAAGCTGATCCTTTAGCATTTTGTTGTGAATTGCGCCCGGGGGTAGCTTCGCGCACATGGGATTTAGATAACTTTACATGGACAGATAGCGCATGGATGGACGCTCGCCGTAAGCAAGGACCTCCGTTAGATAAGCCGATTTCCATCTATGAAGTCCATTTAGGCTCTTGGTGCCGTGACCATGACCCAGAGGGAAATGGCTTTCTTCGATATGGACAAATTGCAAAGCTTCTTATCGATTACGTAACAGATATGGGTTTTACGCATGTGGAGCTACTTCCTGTTGCAGAGCATCCGCTTGATGAGTCATGGGGATATCAAACCAGCAACTACTTTGCCCCAACATCCCGTTTCGGCACACCGGAAGAGTTTAAAGGGTTTGTAGATGCACTGCATAACGCCGGAATAGGGGTGTTCCTCGATTGGGTTCCCGCTCATTTCCCTAAGGATGATTGGTGCCTTGGACGCTTTGACGGCAGCGCACTGTATGAACATCTTGACCCGCAACGGGGTGAACATCCCGACTGGGGAACATATATTTTCAATTACGGACGGCACGAAGTACGTAATTTTTTATTCGCCAACGCTCTCTATTGGTTGCATGAATTTCATATTGACGGTCTGCGGATAGATGCGGTCGCGTCCATGCTGTATCTCGATTATTCGAGATGTGAAGGGCAGTGGTGTCCGAATGAATATGGCGGGCGGGAAAATCTGGACGCTGTGGAATTTCTGCGTGAGCTTAATCGTGTCGCACATGAGCAGTTCCCCGGTGTTGCTATGATAGCTGAAGAATCGACATCATGGCCGGGGGTCTCACGTCCGTTGTATACCGGTGGATTGGGTTTCACTTTTAAGTGGAATATGGGCTGGATGAATGACAGCCTTGAATATTTTTCAACTGACCCAATTTACCGAAGCTATAATCATAACAGCCTCACCTTTACCATGCTCTATGCTTTCAGCGAAAATTTTATACTTCCGCTTTCGCATGACGAGGTAGTGCATGGTAAAGGTACTATTTTAAGTAAGATGAGTGGTGACGTTTGGCAAAAACAAGCAAACCTTCGTCTTTTGTATGCCTACATGTGGGCACACCCCGGTAAAAAAATGATCTTCATGGGAAGCGAATTCGGGCAGTGGAATGAATGGAGTCCACGTAAAGAGCTGGATTGGTGTTTGCTCCAATTTCCAACACATGACGGCATACGTGCTTTAGTGCGTGATCTAAACAAGATGCTTGTGACCGAAGAAGCTATGCACAAAGAAGATTTTAGCTGGAAGGGCTTTAAATGGATTGATTTTTCTGATTACGGAGCCTCGGTCATAAGTTTTTTACGCACGGGTGGTGAGGGCACTCCGCTGTTCTGGATATTCAATTTTACTCCAGTAGTGCGGTATCACTATCGTGTCGCCAGCCCCAAGAGCGGGATGTGGGAAGAAGTCTTGAATAGCGACAGCATGTATTACGGCGGCTCCAACGTGGGCAACATAGGACAGATAGAAACGTGCCCAGATGACTTTGGTGGTGAAGGGTACATAGAGTTAACTCTTCCCCCGCTTGGTGCAATCTGCCTAAAGTATTTGGGTTCGTAG
- the glgA gene encoding glycogen synthase GlgA — protein MGADVVFIASEIFPFSKTGGLGDVLGALPLALHNKGIKTAVITPFYGRIGTAEYDIRLAWSDVHVGYPWEPITADVYQADYKGMPVYFIHRSEYFDRRFYYCDHRGDFFDNAERFIFFNRAAQKLMERFTIAPKIIHAHDWQAALSPAYLYFNRMSNPFWEDTRSVFTIHNLAFQGRFASRLFENCGLPPSAWSMDGVEFYGDFNFMKAGISYADKITTVSPNYSKEILTRQFGCDLHNVLKGRKERLHGILNGADYSVWNPECNKYLPKTYSGNNVRGKRTCKNALIDELGLSPSLKKRPLLGFIGRLRKQKGVNMLEEIIPQLMKKDVGLVILGEGNLEREAVLLNYMETYPDKLCTIVDYTEELAHKIQAASDIFLMPSTYEPCGLTQLYALRFGTIPVASDVGGLHDTIVPWPHPHATGFTFENINSGAFIDSITDAIDVWEHNPREFRRIIGRAMAKEFSWDSSAKEYAALYNELGLRSEL, from the coding sequence GTGGGGGCAGATGTAGTATTTATCGCATCAGAAATCTTTCCGTTTTCCAAAACGGGGGGGCTTGGGGACGTTCTTGGTGCGTTACCTTTGGCGTTGCATAATAAAGGAATTAAAACAGCTGTGATAACTCCGTTTTACGGAAGGATAGGTACAGCTGAGTATGATATTCGCCTCGCATGGTCTGATGTCCATGTAGGGTATCCGTGGGAACCAATAACAGCAGATGTATATCAAGCTGATTACAAGGGAATGCCTGTGTATTTTATTCACCGTAGTGAATATTTCGACAGGCGTTTTTATTATTGTGATCATCGTGGTGATTTCTTTGATAATGCAGAGCGCTTTATTTTTTTTAATAGAGCTGCTCAAAAATTGATGGAGCGGTTTACGATAGCTCCTAAAATAATTCATGCTCACGACTGGCAGGCTGCTCTTTCTCCTGCATATTTGTATTTTAACAGGATGAGTAACCCATTCTGGGAAGATACCCGCTCTGTTTTCACCATCCATAATCTGGCATTCCAAGGTCGTTTTGCTTCCCGCTTATTTGAAAATTGTGGTCTGCCGCCATCCGCTTGGTCTATGGATGGTGTTGAATTCTACGGTGATTTCAATTTCATGAAAGCAGGCATCTCGTATGCGGATAAAATAACCACAGTATCACCAAACTACTCCAAGGAAATTTTAACGCGCCAATTCGGCTGTGATCTCCATAATGTTCTGAAAGGGCGCAAAGAGCGATTACACGGTATTTTGAACGGTGCAGATTATAGCGTATGGAATCCTGAGTGTAACAAATATCTTCCTAAAACATATAGTGGAAATAATGTTCGGGGAAAACGTACTTGCAAAAATGCGTTGATAGATGAACTAGGTCTGTCTCCCTCACTGAAAAAGCGTCCTTTACTTGGATTTATCGGGCGTTTGCGGAAGCAGAAGGGTGTTAACATGCTCGAAGAAATTATTCCGCAATTAATGAAAAAAGACGTCGGTCTTGTCATTCTTGGTGAAGGTAATTTGGAGCGCGAAGCCGTGCTCTTAAATTATATGGAAACGTATCCTGATAAGCTGTGCACTATTGTGGACTACACGGAAGAACTGGCACATAAAATTCAAGCAGCTTCAGACATTTTCCTTATGCCTTCCACGTACGAGCCATGCGGTTTAACACAATTATATGCCCTACGTTTTGGTACTATTCCTGTTGCCAGCGATGTGGGGGGATTACACGATACTATAGTGCCTTGGCCGCACCCGCATGCCACAGGTTTTACCTTTGAAAATATTAATAGTGGGGCGTTTATTGATTCTATTACAGATGCCATTGATGTGTGGGAGCACAACCCGCGTGAGTTCCGTAGAATTATAGGGCGGGCGATGGCTAAGGAGTTCTCTTGGGACAGCTCTGCAAAAGAGTATGCAGCACTGTATAATGAACTGGGATTACGTTCGGAACTGTAG
- a CDS encoding NUDIX hydrolase translates to MSITHDIPCPHCSQPVTMYRNPAPTVDIVIYDPTKGVVLIERANEPHGWALPGGFIDYGETCESAAIREAKEETNLDVILTELIGVYSDPKRDPRHHTMSVAYSAVTNDASALMAGDDAQNARFFPLESLPTIVFDHDVIVADFANRLKRLNK, encoded by the coding sequence ATGAGTATAACGCATGATATACCGTGTCCCCATTGTTCACAGCCGGTAACTATGTACCGGAATCCTGCACCCACTGTTGATATAGTTATTTATGATCCGACAAAAGGAGTAGTACTTATCGAGCGCGCTAATGAGCCGCATGGGTGGGCATTACCCGGTGGTTTTATTGACTATGGTGAAACGTGTGAATCCGCAGCTATTCGTGAGGCAAAAGAAGAAACGAATCTTGATGTAATTCTAACGGAACTCATCGGTGTGTACTCTGACCCTAAAAGGGACCCGCGACACCACACAATGAGTGTGGCATATAGTGCTGTGACAAATGATGCATCTGCTCTAATGGCTGGTGATGATGCACAAAATGCACGCTTCTTTCCTTTGGAATCCCTACCCACTATAGTGTTTGACCATGATGTTATTGTTGCAGATTTTGCAAACCGTCTTAAACGATTAAATAAGTAG
- a CDS encoding L-threonylcarbamoyladenylate synthase: MTVPTFSISEAVAALKEGQVICYPTETFYAVGCNALDPLAVESVYKAKKRSGVMPLPVLIGSMEQLPLVTDISSDIVTALANRFWPGSLSILITASDRIPSVLTGETGRVAVRVTPHPVAQQLCLEAGVPLVSTSANLSGRPAVTAVSSIDPELTQNVSGVVDMEPVPAGGMPSTLIEIVGPRAVSIVRNGAVSEIDLRTSGLAVVPRVAGV, encoded by the coding sequence ATGACCGTACCAACATTTAGCATTTCCGAAGCAGTGGCAGCCCTTAAAGAAGGGCAAGTTATCTGCTACCCAACAGAAACTTTTTATGCAGTAGGGTGTAATGCTCTCGACCCACTTGCAGTAGAATCAGTATATAAAGCAAAAAAGCGTTCCGGCGTTATGCCGCTGCCTGTTCTTATTGGCAGCATGGAGCAGTTGCCGCTGGTGACAGATATCTCTTCTGATATAGTAACCGCGCTGGCAAATCGCTTCTGGCCGGGGTCTTTGTCTATTTTAATTACAGCTTCCGATAGAATTCCATCTGTACTTACTGGTGAAACAGGCAGGGTTGCTGTGCGTGTCACTCCGCATCCTGTGGCACAGCAGTTGTGTTTAGAAGCAGGAGTCCCGTTGGTTTCCACAAGTGCAAATTTAAGTGGACGCCCTGCTGTGACTGCCGTTTCCAGCATTGACCCTGAGCTTACACAGAATGTTTCCGGTGTGGTTGATATGGAGCCTGTTCCGGCTGGTGGCATGCCTTCTACACTGATTGAAATTGTAGGGCCGCGTGCAGTCAGCATAGTACGTAATGGTGCTGTTTCTGAAATAGACTTACGTACATCAGGACTTGCCGTTGTTCCACGAGTTGCTGGTGTTTAG
- a CDS encoding 23S rRNA (pseudouridine(1915)-N(3))-methyltransferase RlmH, with amino-acid sequence MIQLKIIAVGKIKERFWADAAEHYITRLKRSYKFQEITVKDGNAKMKPLERNIDEGKRILAALAPTDIPICMDEHGKTYTSVKFSEMLDRIGMDNNRTPTLIIGGAYGLSQDVLKKCQYKISLSPMTFTHEMARVVLYEQLYRADAILRGSPYHHIAVK; translated from the coding sequence ATGATTCAACTTAAAATTATTGCCGTCGGCAAAATTAAAGAACGCTTCTGGGCAGATGCGGCAGAACACTACATTACCCGCCTGAAGCGCAGTTATAAATTTCAAGAGATCACCGTTAAAGACGGCAACGCTAAAATGAAGCCGCTTGAACGAAATATCGATGAAGGCAAACGTATTCTCGCTGCCCTTGCCCCTACAGATATACCTATCTGCATGGATGAGCACGGAAAAACATACACCTCCGTAAAATTTTCTGAAATGCTCGACCGAATCGGCATGGACAACAACCGGACACCTACCCTAATAATTGGTGGTGCATACGGTCTTTCGCAAGACGTATTAAAAAAGTGCCAGTACAAAATCAGTTTGTCACCTATGACATTCACGCACGAAATGGCACGCGTTGTTCTGTATGAACAACTCTACCGCGCTGATGCTATCCTTCGTGGTAGCCCATATCATCATATTGCCGTCAAATAA
- a CDS encoding 16S rRNA (guanine(527)-N(7))-methyltransferase RsmG, with protein sequence MKKNDSPTVTDVAALLKREGFTPSESELEALTGYLTLVLKWNKVMNLVGPYSWKDILTILIIDSLHLNQFLRSLPLPDAPITWDFGAGAGLPGIPLRALWQEGEYHLVDVREKRAMFMEQTVKRLRIPNTTVYKGRVEEFMARHDPADLMLSRAFMPWKKLLDLVGPNIKSQGRIVVLALEPVPQDLTEGWSVEKEISYSVGKDTRYFWSLIKA encoded by the coding sequence GTGAAAAAGAACGACTCTCCAACAGTTACTGACGTGGCTGCGCTGTTAAAGCGAGAAGGCTTTACTCCTTCAGAATCAGAGCTTGAAGCGCTAACAGGATATCTGACCCTCGTTTTAAAATGGAACAAGGTAATGAACCTTGTTGGTCCATATTCATGGAAGGACATCCTGACTATTCTTATTATCGATAGCTTGCATCTTAACCAGTTTTTGCGCTCTTTGCCACTTCCGGATGCTCCGATTACATGGGATTTCGGCGCAGGTGCAGGGCTTCCCGGTATACCTCTTCGTGCTCTTTGGCAGGAAGGAGAATACCATCTTGTAGACGTGCGTGAAAAACGAGCAATGTTTATGGAGCAGACCGTTAAGCGTTTACGTATTCCGAATACCACGGTCTACAAAGGGCGTGTAGAAGAATTTATGGCAAGGCATGACCCTGCTGATCTTATGCTGAGCCGTGCGTTTATGCCGTGGAAAAAGCTTCTTGATCTTGTTGGTCCGAATATTAAATCGCAGGGTAGAATTGTTGTTCTTGCCCTTGAGCCTGTGCCGCAAGATCTTACAGAAGGATGGAGCGTAGAAAAAGAAATTTCGTATAGCGTCGGTAAGGATACCAGATACTTCTGGTCGCTGATAAAAGCGTAG
- a CDS encoding ACP S-malonyltransferase, which translates to MTINTDIAVLFPGQGSQEPNMGRDVAEANADIMALWKKAEKISGIDLRGIYWDGDEAAMADTRNLQPALTLVNLGLWIEASGSLRPSCMAGHSLGEFSALAASEALSVEAVLEAVSLRGRLMADADPNGNGAMAAAMKMKLDAVKAVVADVAESTGEMIRIANYNTPGQFVLSGTKTAIAEAGVKIKEQKGRAIPLKVSGAFHSPLMADAAKELSGYFAKLSWNNPKYPIYCNVTGEPAGTAADLKEIMPKQMTSSVFWIDTITNQYNAGVRQFVEVGPKGVLSKMLGQILKPVADSSEWESLNLGNLEAVEAFKTAK; encoded by the coding sequence ATGACAATAAACACCGATATAGCGGTTCTCTTTCCGGGACAAGGCTCTCAGGAGCCGAACATGGGACGTGATGTTGCAGAAGCAAACGCAGACATCATGGCACTATGGAAAAAAGCTGAAAAAATTAGTGGCATCGATCTTCGCGGAATTTACTGGGATGGCGACGAAGCTGCCATGGCAGATACCCGCAACTTGCAGCCAGCACTTACACTTGTAAACCTTGGCTTGTGGATTGAAGCTTCAGGCTCCTTGCGCCCTTCCTGCATGGCTGGTCACTCCTTGGGTGAATTCAGTGCACTTGCAGCATCAGAGGCGCTTTCTGTTGAAGCTGTTCTTGAAGCAGTTTCCTTGCGTGGTCGCCTTATGGCTGACGCAGACCCGAACGGTAACGGTGCTATGGCTGCGGCCATGAAAATGAAACTTGATGCAGTGAAAGCTGTTGTTGCTGATGTTGCTGAGTCTACAGGGGAAATGATTCGCATCGCCAACTACAACACACCGGGCCAGTTTGTTCTTTCCGGCACTAAGACAGCTATCGCTGAAGCTGGTGTTAAAATCAAAGAACAAAAAGGTCGCGCAATTCCATTAAAAGTTTCCGGCGCATTCCACAGTCCTCTTATGGCTGACGCAGCTAAAGAGCTTTCCGGCTACTTTGCCAAACTTTCCTGGAACAACCCTAAGTACCCTATTTACTGCAACGTGACAGGCGAACCTGCTGGCACAGCAGCAGACCTTAAAGAAATCATGCCGAAACAGATGACATCATCCGTTTTCTGGATCGACACTATCACCAACCAGTACAACGCTGGTGTTCGTCAATTTGTAGAAGTAGGTCCGAAAGGCGTTCTCTCCAAAATGCTCGGACAAATTTTAAAACCAGTTGCAGACTCCTCCGAATGGGAAAGCCTGAATCTGGGCAACCTTGAAGCTGTTGAAGCGTTTAAGACTGCAAAATAA
- the argS gene encoding arginine--tRNA ligase, translated as MRAKNHLSTALKAIVADLDLEWPARTTIEPPKEKKFGDMAANIAMVLAKPAKRNPRELAALIAEKLIEDPMIDNVEIAGPGFLNITFSVDFWRSTIAIIEERGEDFGSINQGEGKKVQVEYVSANPTGPLHIGHGRGAAVGDSLARLLRFAGYDVYTEYYVNDAGRQMLILGQSVLFRARQIKGEDLPDPEDFYRGEYIKDIAQEVLDQHPDLLEKDDALEICREYALNQILNGIKTDLQEFRVEHQNWFSERSLVTAGAVEKTFNRLKEANLAFEKDGALWFRTTEFGDDKDRVLRKSDGSLTYFASDIAYHDNKYDRGFDLNVDIWGADHHGYIPRMRAAIEALGKPKESFDVILIQLVNLLRNGEQIAMSTRAGQFDTLEEVVKDVGCDAARFMFLSRKSDSHLDFDLELVKQKSMDNPVYYVQYANARICSVLRKAAERGISVPEKTTPEILSAIKEDSELDLIKLLDQFEDVVDSAARQLAPHQISFYVQELASALHSFYANNPILNAKDENVIAARLCLLQSVSKVIRNGLNLVGVEAPESM; from the coding sequence ATGCGCGCTAAGAATCATTTATCTACAGCCCTTAAAGCAATTGTGGCTGACCTTGATCTTGAATGGCCTGCCAGAACAACCATTGAACCTCCGAAAGAGAAAAAGTTCGGTGACATGGCGGCAAACATTGCCATGGTTCTGGCTAAACCTGCAAAACGCAACCCGCGTGAACTTGCAGCACTCATCGCTGAAAAACTCATTGAAGATCCAATGATCGACAATGTAGAAATTGCAGGCCCCGGCTTCCTGAACATTACATTCTCCGTTGATTTCTGGAGAAGCACCATCGCCATTATCGAAGAACGCGGCGAAGACTTCGGTTCCATCAATCAGGGTGAAGGTAAAAAAGTTCAGGTTGAATACGTTTCTGCCAACCCTACCGGTCCGTTGCATATCGGTCACGGTCGTGGTGCAGCAGTTGGTGACAGCCTTGCGCGCCTTCTCCGCTTTGCAGGATACGACGTATACACAGAATACTACGTCAACGACGCAGGTCGTCAGATGCTTATTCTCGGTCAGTCTGTTCTCTTCCGCGCTCGCCAGATCAAAGGTGAAGACCTTCCTGATCCTGAAGATTTTTACCGTGGTGAATACATTAAAGACATCGCACAGGAAGTTCTCGATCAGCATCCTGACTTGCTTGAAAAAGACGATGCTCTCGAAATTTGCCGCGAATACGCACTTAACCAGATTCTTAACGGCATTAAAACAGACCTTCAAGAGTTCCGTGTTGAGCACCAGAACTGGTTCTCTGAACGCTCCCTTGTAACTGCCGGTGCTGTTGAAAAAACATTCAACCGTCTTAAAGAAGCAAACCTTGCTTTTGAAAAAGACGGCGCTCTCTGGTTCCGCACTACAGAATTTGGTGACGACAAAGACCGCGTTCTTCGCAAGTCCGACGGTTCACTGACCTATTTTGCTTCCGATATTGCTTACCACGACAACAAATATGACCGTGGTTTCGATTTGAACGTAGACATATGGGGTGCTGACCACCACGGTTACATTCCGCGTATGCGTGCAGCTATCGAAGCATTGGGCAAGCCAAAAGAAAGCTTCGATGTTATTCTCATCCAGCTTGTAAACCTGCTCCGTAATGGTGAGCAGATTGCTATGTCCACCCGTGCAGGACAGTTCGACACTCTCGAAGAAGTTGTTAAAGACGTTGGCTGCGATGCTGCACGTTTCATGTTCCTTTCCCGCAAAAGTGACAGTCATCTTGACTTTGATCTTGAGCTGGTGAAACAGAAATCCATGGACAACCCTGTATACTACGTGCAGTACGCAAATGCCCGTATTTGTTCTGTACTGCGAAAAGCAGCAGAACGCGGTATTTCTGTACCTGAAAAAACAACTCCTGAGATTCTTTCTGCAATAAAAGAAGACAGTGAACTTGACTTGATTAAACTTCTCGATCAATTTGAGGATGTTGTTGATTCAGCAGCACGTCAACTTGCTCCGCACCAGATTAGTTTCTACGTGCAGGAACTTGCCAGTGCATTGCACAGCTTCTACGCAAACAACCCTATCCTTAATGCTAAGGATGAAAACGTCATTGCAGCACGCCTTTGCCTGCTCCAGAGCGTTTCTAAGGTTATCCGTAACGGTCTTAACCTTGTGGGTGTTGAAGCACCTGAATCTATGTAA
- a CDS encoding SPOR domain-containing protein gives MGFAPTTSKDKDTGKNIFNFSLRLPELIGLAVIILVGFIWVFIFGLLVGRGYQPEEALPELKHIMPSQQQVVEITPTPVEENIGSNSSVQPNNTPASRPIEVAEAQPVTKKPEEVVLKPEQLNFFEQLKAKEASNSPATAPKVKKAHVVAKQAKPAPKVQPKQSVAAARKPKAQKQQAALKKDSPAFEYIYQVAASTNKEAATKLRSSMEGKGFTTSMATAVVKNATWYRVNVHFVGSPNQLTQFKSRLAGAGYSNPLLKKKKQR, from the coding sequence ATGGGCTTTGCACCGACTACATCAAAAGATAAAGACACAGGGAAAAATATTTTTAATTTTTCCCTGCGTCTTCCTGAACTGATTGGCTTGGCTGTTATTATTCTTGTCGGCTTTATCTGGGTCTTTATTTTCGGCTTACTTGTAGGTCGTGGATACCAGCCGGAAGAAGCACTGCCTGAGTTAAAGCACATTATGCCGTCTCAGCAGCAGGTTGTAGAAATTACTCCTACCCCTGTTGAAGAAAACATAGGTAGCAACTCTTCAGTACAGCCCAACAACACACCTGCTTCCCGTCCAATTGAAGTTGCTGAGGCACAGCCTGTAACTAAAAAGCCGGAAGAGGTCGTTCTCAAACCGGAACAGTTAAACTTTTTTGAACAGCTGAAAGCCAAGGAAGCTTCCAACAGCCCGGCTACAGCACCAAAAGTCAAAAAAGCACATGTTGTTGCAAAACAAGCTAAACCTGCTCCAAAGGTACAACCAAAACAGTCTGTAGCTGCTGCACGCAAGCCAAAAGCTCAAAAACAACAAGCTGCTCTCAAAAAGGACAGCCCTGCTTTTGAGTACATCTACCAAGTTGCTGCTTCCACAAACAAAGAAGCTGCAACCAAGCTTCGCAGTTCTATGGAAGGAAAAGGCTTTACCACCTCAATGGCTACGGCTGTTGTTAAAAATGCAACATGGTACCGTGTGAACGTGCACTTTGTTGGTTCGCCAAATCAACTCACCCAATTCAAAAGCCGCCTAGCGGGTGCTGGATACAGTAATCCGTTATTGAAGAAGAAAAAGCAGCGTTAA
- a CDS encoding ABC transporter permease: MHQKTGFQTNPVAALGRSATDFISSLGEIFLFFLEGTRLIFSSPKQLPKIIRQMYFIGSKSLFVISLIGIFTGMVLGLQGYYTLVKFGSEGLLGAAVSLTLIRELGPVLTAIMITGRAGSSMAAEIGVMRISDQIDALDVMDINPMAYLVSPRIAASVLCFPLLTALFDVIGILGGYLTGVTMLGINSGVYFHRIHTSVTMSDVSEGFLKALVFGIIVATISCYQGYNTHKRTDSVGPESVSNSTTAAVVLSCVLILVSDYVITSFLL, from the coding sequence ATGCATCAGAAAACTGGCTTCCAGACCAATCCAGTCGCCGCGCTTGGGCGTTCCGCAACTGATTTTATATCTAGTCTGGGAGAAATTTTTCTTTTTTTCTTAGAAGGTACCCGTCTTATCTTCTCTTCCCCGAAACAGCTGCCGAAAATTATTCGTCAGATGTATTTTATCGGATCTAAATCCTTATTCGTCATTTCCCTTATCGGTATTTTTACCGGCATGGTGTTAGGACTCCAAGGATACTATACACTTGTTAAATTTGGCTCAGAAGGATTACTGGGAGCGGCTGTATCGCTCACATTAATTCGTGAACTGGGACCGGTTCTGACTGCAATAATGATTACCGGACGTGCCGGATCATCCATGGCAGCAGAAATCGGTGTTATGCGAATCTCAGATCAGATAGATGCACTTGATGTTATGGACATAAACCCGATGGCGTATCTGGTTTCTCCTCGCATCGCTGCAAGTGTATTATGTTTCCCGTTACTGACGGCGCTATTTGACGTTATCGGGATTTTAGGCGGCTACTTGACCGGCGTCACAATGCTTGGCATCAACTCTGGTGTATACTTTCACCGAATTCACACCAGCGTAACCATGTCTGACGTGAGTGAAGGATTTTTGAAAGCCTTAGTCTTTGGTATTATCGTTGCCACTATCAGCTGTTATCAAGGATACAACACTCACAAACGAACAGACAGTGTAGGACCGGAGAGCGTCTCCAACTCTACTACCGCTGCTGTTGTACTTTCCTGCGTTTTAATTTTGGTAAGCGATTACGTTATCACTTCCTTCTTATTATAA
- a CDS encoding ATP-binding cassette domain-containing protein encodes MSTTTWDIELHDLWGGYNNTKILKGINGSLPAGKISIILGGSGCGKSTLLRHILGLNRPMEGSVRIGGHDFFALEKSQFRKIRRRMGVLFQDGALLGSLTLGQNVGLPLSEHTKLPQDTIRKIVLHKLGLVGLADYIDYYPNELSGGMRKRAGLARAIVMDPQILLCDEPTSGLDPINAAEMDQLLLSMKEHFPSMSIVVVSHDLESLHKIADNVLVINKGQAAYCGNLEGLQSSEDPYLKQLLGRKPNSITQPSVSLGADIQKELSNWLEK; translated from the coding sequence ATGTCAACAACGACTTGGGATATTGAATTACACGACCTTTGGGGAGGATATAATAATACCAAAATCCTCAAAGGCATTAATGGTTCGCTTCCAGCCGGAAAAATATCCATTATTCTTGGCGGCTCCGGTTGTGGTAAATCCACACTGCTGCGCCATATTCTTGGGCTGAACCGCCCGATGGAAGGGAGTGTTCGAATTGGCGGACACGACTTTTTTGCGCTGGAAAAATCACAGTTCAGAAAAATTCGTCGTCGTATGGGAGTTCTCTTTCAAGATGGCGCGTTACTGGGGTCTCTGACATTGGGTCAAAATGTAGGGCTGCCGCTATCTGAACACACTAAATTACCGCAGGACACCATTCGGAAAATAGTGCTGCACAAACTCGGTCTGGTAGGACTCGCTGACTATATTGATTACTACCCTAACGAGCTTTCTGGTGGTATGCGGAAAAGGGCAGGATTGGCACGGGCAATCGTAATGGACCCTCAAATCCTATTATGCGACGAGCCTACATCAGGGCTTGATCCTATTAATGCTGCGGAAATGGATCAATTGCTTCTGAGTATGAAGGAACATTTTCCATCCATGTCCATTGTTGTAGTTAGCCATGATTTAGAAAGCCTACATAAAATTGCTGACAACGTTCTTGTTATTAATAAGGGGCAAGCTGCCTACTGCGGCAATCTTGAAGGATTGCAGAGCAGCGAAGATCCGTATTTGAAACAGCTACTTGGGAGAAAGCCCAACAGCATCACACAGCCTTCTGTCAGCCTAGGGGCAGACATTCAGAAAGAGCTGTCTAACTGGCTTGAAAAGTAG